The following proteins come from a genomic window of Lycium ferocissimum isolate CSIRO_LF1 chromosome 4, AGI_CSIRO_Lferr_CH_V1, whole genome shotgun sequence:
- the LOC132053092 gene encoding uncharacterized protein LOC132053092 has protein sequence MEHSPHDPVCVIKVDVNCCTACQGKLRKLLLRITGVLEVSYDPKTYLATIRGKFEPLMLIKAIEEKGKKAKLVSYSNPLYEAHTSTSRNSNHHHFDKTDQNAHNKEYAYRKDKGKAKVGDEKKRNEHCWNSSDDDENSDDRDHIHECEDYVKAKNKKYEDFVSTKHKKEYHKAEAYVAPQGVDERICRDYYCKIHRRGGGIRDYVSQEQRQKQYAMLMQMGGYPAGFFNGQASYMQPPYQYYGPDYGFYPLAQSMSGANDFTRYFADQDSRTCSIM, from the exons ATGGAACATAGTCCCCATGATCCT GTCTGTGTCATAAAAGTTGACGTCAACTGTTGTACAGCATGTCAAGGAAAGTTGAGGAAATTGCTATTAAGGATCACTG GTGTCTTGGAAGTTTCTTATGATCCAAAAACATATTTGGCTACAATAAGAGGCAAATTTGAGCCTTTGATGCTGATTAAGGCCATTGAGGAAAAGGGGAAGAAGGCAAAGCTGGTATCTTATTCCAATCCACTTTATGAAGCACATACTAGCACAAGTAGAAATTCAAATCACCACCACTTTGATAAGACTGATCAAAATGCACACAATAAAGAATATGCTTATCGTAAGGACAAGGGCAAAGCTAAAGTTGGTgatgaaaagaagagaaatgaaCATTGTTGGAAtagtagtgatgatgatgagaatTCTGATGATCGTGATCACATTCATGAGTGTGAAGATTATGTGAAAGCAAAGAATAAAAAGTATGAAGATTTTGTGTCAACCAAACACAAGAAAGAATATCATAAAGCTGAAGCTTATGTGGCCCCTCAAGGAGTTGATGAAAGAATATGCAG GGATTACTACTGCAAAATACATAGAAGAGGTGGAGGCATTCGTGACTATGTAAGTCAAGAACAAAGACAGAAACAATATGCTATGTTAATGCAAATGGGAGGTTACCCTGCTGGATTTTTCAATGGACAAGCTAGTTATATGCAACCTCCATATCAATATTATGGGCCAGATTATGGCTTTTATCCCCTGGCCCAGTCCATGTCGGGGGCAAATGACTTCACTCGCTATTTTGCCGACCAAGATTCTCGCACTTGCAGCATTATGTAA